In Motacilla alba alba isolate MOTALB_02 chromosome 21, Motacilla_alba_V1.0_pri, whole genome shotgun sequence, the following are encoded in one genomic region:
- the RNF207 gene encoding RING finger protein 207, whose amino-acid sequence MAGGIFSPLGSCSELEKANCHPLVCLLCHEPYQHPCLLDCYHNFCASCLRGRASDGRLRCPLCGHPSVVRGGTGLPPVDRLLQFLVDSSADSEEDVQCANCDRCCTKAELDTMYFCNTCGQPLCAPCREETHRARMFTRHEIVSLSKRTKDIHKKCPLHEEPYIMFSTEKKSMLCINCFRDMQGESRAHCIDIETAYMQGCQRLDQAVMAVKELQTSTREAIVLLKAMIEEVRNSASEEEAAINSLFSRMQEQLSERKKTLLKAVQSQHEEKEKAFKEQLAHLASLLPTLQVHLVTCSAFLSSANKAEFLDLGYQLMERLQRIVKLPHRLRPAQTSKINSEYRAEFARCLEPLLMLSPRRSVVGSAGGIGPGITGTNMLPGGQCSKTLMVPSCPPTSDKMSSGPMVRKPTMHRYISTKVLLAEGRETPFAEHCRNYENTYRMLQTEIQGLKDQVQELHRDLTKHHSLIKSEIMSEILQKSLQMDVQIAAHYSAVEMMRSVFEEVWEETYQRVANEQEIYEAQLHDLLQLRQENSCLSTITKQIAPYVRSIAKVKERLEPRLQEPQEPREEQAQMLLKICDNNEVLPRDAAPGSKKEASANPGESFIPTDTPGDPSPKNKDCCRGQQKSGAETATPTEPAP is encoded by the exons ATGGCGGGTGGCATTTTCTCCCCACTCGGGAGCTGCTCGGAGCTGGAGAAGGCCAACTGCCACCCGCTGGTGTGCCTGCTCTGCCACGAGCCCTACCAGCACCCCTGCCTGCTCGACTGCTACCACAACTTCTGCGCCAGCTGCCTGCGAGGCCGCGCCAGCGATGGCCGCCTGCGCTGCCCACTCTGCGG GCACCCCTCAGTGGTGAGGGGAGGCACGGGGCTGCCCCCCGTGGACCggctgctgcagttcctggtGGACAGCTCAGCCGACAGCGAGGAGGACGTGCAGTGTGCCAACTGTGACCGCTGCTGCACCAAGGCG GAGCTGGACACCATGTACTTCTGCAACACCTGTGGgcagcccctctgtgcccctTGCCGCGAGGAGACCCACCGTGCCAGGATGTTCACCCGCCACGAGATCGTCTCCCTCTCCAAGCGCACCAAAGACATCCACAAGAAGTGCC cactgcacgAGGAGCCCTACATCATGTTCTCCACTGAGAAGAAGTCCATGCTCTGCATCAACTGCTTCAGGGACATGCAGGG ggagagccGGGCACACTGCATCGACATTGAGACGGCGTACATGCAGGGCTGCCAGCGCCTGGACCAGGCAGTGAtg GCTGTGAAGGAGCTGCAGACCTCCACGCGTGAGGCCATCGTCCTGCTCAAGGCCATGATCGAGGAGGTTCGCAACAGTGCCAGCGAGGAGGAGGCGGCCATCAACTCCCTCTTCAGCCGCATGCAG gagcagctctccgAGAGGAAAAAGACGCTCCTGAAAGCTGTGCAGAG ccagcacgaggaaaaggagaaggcaTTCAAGGAGCAGCTCGCCCACCttgcctccctgctgcccactctGCAG GTCCACCTGGTGACCTGCTCGGccttcctgagctctgccaaCAAAGCCGAGTTCCTGGACCTGGGCTAT caactgatggagaggctgcagaggaTCGTCAAGCTGCCACACCGCCTGCGGCCGGCCCAGACCAGCAAG ATCAACAGCGAGTACCGGGCAGAGTTCGCCCGCTGCCTGGAGCCCCTCCTGATGCTCAGCCCCCGCCGCTCCGTGGTGGGCAGCGCTGGTGGCATCGGTCCCGGCATCACTGGCACGAACAT GCTCCCCGGTGGCCAATGCTCCAAGACCCTCATGGTGCCCAGCTGCCCCCCCACCAGTGACAAAATGTCCAGCGGCCCCATGGTGAGGAAGCCAACGATGCACCGGTACATCAGCAccaaggtgctgctggctgaggggcGCGAGACCCCCTTTGCCGAGCACTGCCGCAACTACGAGAACACCTACCGG ATGCTGCAGACGGAGATCCAGGGCCTGAAAGACcaggtgcaggagctgcaccGTGACCTCACCAAGCACCACTCACTCATCAAGTCGGAGATCATGAGCGAGATCCTGCAGAAGTCGCTGCAGATGGACGTGCAGATCGCAGCTCACTACTCCGCCGTGGAGATGATGCGCAGCGTCTTTGAGGAG GTTTGGGAGGAGACCTACCAGCGGGTAGCAAATGAGCAGGAGATCTATGAAG cccagctccatgaCTTGCTGCAGCTGCGGCAGGAGAACAGCTGCCTGAGCACCATCACCAAGCAGATCGCGCCCTACGTGCGCTCCATCGCCAAAGTGAAGGAGCGGCTGGAGCCCAG gctgcaggagccccaggagcccAGAGAAGAACAGGCCCAGATGCTGCTCAAGATCTGCGACAACAATGAAGTGCTGCCAAG ggatgCCGCGCCTGGCAGCAAAAAGGAGGCTTCAGCCAACCCCGGGGAGAGCTTCATTCCCACAGACACCCCtggagacccctccccaaaaaacaAAGACTGCTGCAGGGGCCAGCAGAAGAGCGGAGCAGAGACTGCTACCCCGACAGAGCCGGCACCGTAG
- the ICMT gene encoding protein-S-isoprenylcysteine O-methyltransferase, translated as MMAAAVARRGRLGREGRASLCSFLLGASVAALPLLLGSSPSLLAAPGLRGRLALALHVAGVNAALLLIYPRPLYKIAVRACFLGFAFGCGLLLSAGRSAWRHFGWYMCSLSLFHYSEYLVTAINNPRSLSLDSFLLNHSFEYNLAALSSWVEFTLEKLFFPELKQITWLSTVGLLMVIFGDCLRKAAMLTAGSNFNHIVQNEKSDTHTLVTSGVYGWFRHPSYVGWFYWSIGTQVLLCNPICVVGYALASWRFFRERIEEEEITLIHFFGEEYLEYKRKVPSGLPFIKGVKLEL; from the exons atgatggcggcggcggtggcGCGGAGGGGGCGGCTGGGCCGGGAGGGCCGCGCCAGCCTTTGCTCCTTCCTGCTCGGCGCCTCGGTGGCGGCCCTGCCGCTGCTGCTCGGCTCgtccccctccctgctggccGCTCCCGGCCTGCGCGGCCGCCTGGCTCTCGCCCTGCACGTGGCGGGCGTGAACGCGGCGCTGCTGCTCATCTATCCGCGGCCGCTCTACAAG ATCGCCGTCCGGGCCTGTTTCTTGGGCTTCGCCTTCGGCTGCGGGCTGCTGCTGAGCGCCGGCCGCTCCGCCTGGCGCCACTTCGGATG GTATAtgtgctccctgtccctctttCACTACTCGGAGTATCTGGTGACAGCCATCAACAACCCGCGCAGCCTCTCGCTGGACTCCTTCCTGCTCAACCACAGCTTCGAGTACAACCTGGCTGCCTTGTCCTCCTGGGTGGAGTTCACGCTGGAGAAGCTCTTCTTCCCAG AGCTGAAGCAGATCACCTGGCTGAGCACCGTGGGGCTGCTGATGGTGATCTTCGGGGACTGCCTGAGGAAGGCAGCCATGCTTACAGCCGGCTCCAACTTCAACCACATCGTTCAGAACGAGAAATCTGACACCCACACTTTGGTGACAAGTGGGGTGTACGGGTGGTTCCGGCACCCCTCCTACGTGGGATGGTTTTACTGGAGTATTGGAACACAG GTGTTGCTCTGCAATCCCATCTGCGTGGTGGGCTACGCGCTGGCGTCCTGGCGCTTCTTCAGGGAGCGGATCGAGGAGGAGGAGATCACACTCATTCACTTCTTTGGAGAAGAGTACCTGGAGTACAAAAGGAAGGTGCCATCGGGTCTCCCTTTTATTAAAGGAGTCAAATTGGAACTGTGA